Below is a window of Streptomyces sp. WMMB303 DNA.
CAGCGGCCGCTGCGGGCGCTCACGGGCGTCTTCTTCTTGGTCGGCCCAGTCGTTGAGCGCCATGCCCGCCTCGTACAGGCACAGCGAGGCTCCCGCGGCCAGCGCAGTCCCCCGGCCCGGGCCACGGCCGGCCGCCACGGCGCCGACCACCGCGTCGCCGGGCACGGTGGAGACCGCGGAGATCCGCAGGAGTTGCGCCCAGGCGGCTCCTCGGCCGGTCATCGGGCGGCTCCCGTGCCGTCGGCGGACGCACCGTCGGCGGACGCGGCACGCTCGTCCACTCCGGCGGCGCCGCCCGGCCCGTGCCGGAAGCCGTACGCGAGGTCGAGCAGGGCCCGCCACTGCCCCGGCAGGTCGGCCGGACCGCTGTCGGGGTCCTTGAAGTAGAAGCCCAGTCCGGGCACCGGGCCGGTGCGGCCGCGTTCGTCGGCGCGGGCGAGCAGCCGGGCCAGGTCGAGGACGAGCGGGGCGGCGAGCGCCGAGTCGCAGCCCTGCCAGGTGGTCTGCAGCGTCATGCGGGAGCCGAGGAAGCCGTCGAAGGCGATGTGGTCCCAGGCGGTCTTCCAGTCGCCCATCGCCGGGACGTCGTCGATGTGCACCTCTCCTTCCGGGAGGGTGCCGAGGTTGTCGGCCAGGACCCGCGCCTTGCCCGCGTTCTTGGCGGCCGCCGCCGCGGGGTCGGCGAGTGCCGCGCCGTCTCCGCCGCCGAGCAGGTTGGTGCCGCTCCAGGCGCGTACGGCCAGCGCGCGCTGCGCGAACATCGGGGCCAGGACCGAGCGCAGCAGGGTCTGCCCGGTCTTGCCGTCCCGCCCCGCGTACGGGACGCGGGCGGTACCGGCCGCTGCGGCCAGTCGAGGGTGGTGGAGGCCCGCGGACGGGGTGAAGTTGACGTACGGGCATCCCGCGCGCAGGGCCGCGGCCGCGTAGCGGGAGCTGGGCGGCAGGGGGGTGTGCGCGGTGCCCGGCGCCTCCTCGGATACGGGCGGGGACGGCTCGGTGCTGGCCACGTTGATCACCACGGTGCGGGCCAGGCCGTG
It encodes the following:
- a CDS encoding inositol-3-phosphate synthase, translating into MTDRTDSSDVRPPRTGVWLIGARGSVATTAITGAAALAARLHPPVGMVTETEPFAGAGLPPLDSLVFGGHDTASCPLPKRAEALAEAGVLPHGLPAAVRAELATADAALRPGAPPAGPAAEDADAEEELIAGYAADLTEFTRTHGLARTVVINVASTEPSPPVSEEAPGTAHTPLPPSSRYAAAALRAGCPYVNFTPSAGLHHPRLAAAAGTARVPYAGRDGKTGQTLLRSVLAPMFAQRALAVRAWSGTNLLGGGDGAALADPAAAAAKNAGKARVLADNLGTLPEGEVHIDDVPAMGDWKTAWDHIAFDGFLGSRMTLQTTWQGCDSALAAPLVLDLARLLARADERGRTGPVPGLGFYFKDPDSGPADLPGQWRALLDLAYGFRHGPGGAAGVDERAASADGASADGTGAAR